A single genomic interval of Barnesiella intestinihominis YIT 11860 harbors:
- a CDS encoding RNA polymerase sigma-70 factor: MKITENNIIESLKSGEEQAFRYIYDKYYGYLCAIAKGYLSDNDAAETVVGDVIYNIWEIRKNLNIHTSLRSYLIRSVKNRSINYLQQEYIAKEISINSLQDYTEIESFYFIEEEHPLEKMLETELEKTIKSAIHTLPDECRTAFILSRYHDMKYEEIASQMNISVNTVKYHIKNALSKLRTELKDYLVVLLLFLLSNELYCNTIKKLLDFLNT, from the coding sequence ATGAAAATAACCGAAAATAATATTATAGAAAGTTTGAAATCTGGAGAAGAACAAGCATTTCGATACATTTACGACAAATACTACGGTTATTTATGTGCCATAGCAAAAGGTTACCTTTCCGATAACGATGCGGCAGAAACTGTTGTAGGAGATGTAATTTACAACATCTGGGAAATACGGAAAAATCTGAATATTCATACTTCGTTACGATCATACCTCATACGTAGTGTAAAAAATAGATCTATCAATTATTTACAGCAAGAGTACATTGCCAAAGAAATTTCTATCAATTCGCTACAAGATTACACCGAGATAGAATCTTTTTACTTTATAGAAGAAGAACACCCTTTGGAAAAAATGCTCGAAACGGAACTTGAAAAAACGATAAAATCTGCTATCCATACACTTCCAGACGAGTGTCGAACGGCTTTTATATTGAGCCGTTATCACGATATGAAATACGAAGAGATAGCATCCCAAATGAATATATCCGTTAATACTGTAAAATATCATATCAAGAATGCCCTATCCAAACTGAGAACAGAATTAAAAGACTACCTTGTCGTACTTTTATTATTTCTATTATCGAATGAACTTTATTGTAACACTATAAAGAAACTATTAGATTTCCTAAATACTTAA
- a CDS encoding MBOAT family O-acyltransferase, translating to MLFNSLEFILFFPIVCLVYYLLPGIKGRTIFLLLASYYFYMCWEPVYALLLLTSTSITYISALCMDRFRSRRRRKISLFSGIFINLGILFFYKYYEFAGSLITDFFSLLNIGIEIPRWNVLLPVGISFYIFQAVGYAVDVYRGTIKAEKNFVVYALFISFFPQLVAGPIERAKNMLPQFREKHKFSYENFDTGLRLMIWGFFMKLCVADRVSTYVDAVYNNYMEHSGVSLLLATFFFTFQIYCDFAGYSLIAIGSSKMMGFTLMENFHRPYFAKSIKEFWRRWHISLSTWFKDYLYIPLGGNRVGHYRHLWNLFVTFLVSGIWHGANLTFVLWGSLHGLYQIVGIEKNRLLPKINVSKRLHAVFNCLVTFVLVMFAWIFFRANDLHSAFSIIAKIFTDRGPLFTGEGIPSLLLGFMCIGILMLKEIKDEMSIKVHALNAENYWVRIISISLFIAFIILTASFNGGAFIYFQF from the coding sequence GTGCTGTTTAATTCCTTAGAATTCATTTTGTTTTTTCCGATTGTATGCTTGGTTTATTACCTGTTGCCGGGTATTAAAGGACGTACGATATTTTTGCTTCTGGCCAGTTACTATTTTTATATGTGTTGGGAGCCCGTATATGCGTTGTTGCTGTTGACAAGTACATCGATTACCTATATTTCGGCCTTGTGCATGGACCGTTTTCGGTCTCGTCGAAGGCGTAAGATTTCATTATTCTCGGGGATATTTATCAATTTGGGTATTTTGTTTTTCTATAAGTACTATGAATTTGCGGGTTCGTTGATTACCGATTTTTTCTCTCTCCTAAATATAGGAATCGAGATACCTCGATGGAACGTGCTATTGCCGGTGGGAATTTCGTTTTATATATTTCAAGCTGTCGGTTATGCGGTTGATGTGTACAGAGGAACGATAAAGGCAGAAAAAAATTTTGTAGTATATGCCCTGTTTATTTCTTTTTTTCCGCAGTTGGTCGCCGGTCCTATCGAACGAGCTAAAAATATGCTTCCTCAGTTTAGAGAAAAACATAAGTTTTCGTATGAGAATTTTGATACAGGACTTAGGTTGATGATATGGGGCTTTTTCATGAAATTGTGTGTAGCAGACCGAGTTTCTACTTATGTCGATGCCGTGTACAATAATTATATGGAACATTCGGGAGTCAGTTTGTTGCTGGCGACCTTTTTCTTTACCTTCCAGATTTATTGTGATTTTGCCGGGTATTCTTTGATTGCCATAGGTTCTTCGAAAATGATGGGCTTTACTTTAATGGAGAATTTTCATCGTCCCTATTTTGCGAAAAGTATCAAGGAATTTTGGCGGCGTTGGCACATTTCGTTGTCGACATGGTTCAAAGATTATTTATATATTCCGTTGGGAGGGAATAGAGTGGGGCATTACAGACATTTGTGGAATTTGTTTGTAACCTTCTTGGTGAGTGGAATTTGGCATGGAGCGAATCTTACATTTGTTTTGTGGGGTAGTTTGCATGGGCTGTACCAGATTGTCGGGATTGAAAAAAACAGATTGCTCCCGAAGATAAATGTCTCCAAAAGATTGCATGCGGTTTTTAATTGTTTGGTAACTTTTGTATTGGTTATGTTTGCTTGGATTTTTTTCAGGGCGAATGATCTTCATTCGGCATTCAGTATCATTGCAAAAATTTTTACCGACCGAGGTCCGTTATTTACGGGGGAAGGAATACCTTCGTTGCTGTTAGGATTTATGTGTATAGGTATTTTGATGTTGAAAGAGATAAAAGATGAGATGTCTATAAAAGTTCACGCTTTAAATGCTGAGAACTATTGGGTGAGAATCATATCTATATCTCTCTTTATTGCGTTTATTATATTGACGGCTTCATTCAACGGTGGAGCGTTTATCTATTTTCAATTTTAG
- a CDS encoding beta-N-acetylhexosaminidase, translated as MNKKLIFLIVSFLYMVTATAQPLLIPYPRSIEMREGYFALTAKTGIINLSDKNNARLLKHYIEEDININLHEQRGDNNIFLITNRKLKESLGAEGYRMNISADSIVIEGAENAGVFYGIQTLRQLAAQNRLAIPCMEIFDKPEYEWRDFMLDEARHFKGKVVVKQLLEEMAYLKMNKFHWHLTDDQGWRIEIEKYPRLTQIGAYRDSTQIGGWNSPLYDVNIHGGYYTREDIREIVDFAAERHIEIVPEIEMPGHTSAAIAAYPELGSLKTPPTVATYFNPTWGVFNVADERVIQFIQDVFDEIFDLFPSRYIHIGGDEVHPESWEANSDISRFMEEKNLDNYSEVQMLFTNRVASLIHSKGRTMIGWNDIMGKNIHEWADSDNESTHALAPYAVVQFWKGDTALIAEALKQGHRVINSSHRDTYLDYNYTKIPLKKAYDFSPFPKGIDRKYKPLLLGSGCQMWSEWIPRIEDMQRQVFPRIAAYAESGWTIENKKNFTRFSTSLSQILIPRWKQKNIAWHKESTPQAE; from the coding sequence ATGAACAAAAAACTTATTTTTTTAATAGTCAGCTTTTTGTACATGGTGACGGCTACGGCACAACCGTTATTAATCCCATATCCCCGATCGATAGAGATGCGGGAAGGATATTTCGCCCTCACCGCAAAAACAGGCATTATCAATCTCAGCGACAAGAATAACGCCCGGCTGTTAAAACATTATATAGAAGAAGATATCAATATTAACCTCCACGAACAACGAGGCGACAACAATATATTCCTAATCACGAACCGAAAACTCAAAGAATCGCTGGGAGCCGAAGGATACCGCATGAACATTTCGGCTGATTCGATCGTCATCGAAGGAGCTGAAAATGCCGGCGTTTTTTACGGAATCCAAACGTTACGACAGCTAGCGGCACAAAACAGACTGGCTATACCCTGCATGGAAATATTCGACAAACCCGAATACGAATGGAGAGACTTTATGCTCGACGAAGCACGCCATTTCAAAGGGAAAGTCGTCGTAAAGCAACTTCTGGAAGAGATGGCCTATTTGAAAATGAATAAATTCCACTGGCATCTCACCGACGATCAAGGGTGGCGCATCGAAATCGAAAAATATCCGCGGCTCACCCAGATAGGAGCATACCGGGACAGCACCCAAATAGGAGGTTGGAACAGTCCCCTCTACGATGTCAACATTCATGGCGGTTACTATACCCGAGAAGACATACGGGAAATCGTAGACTTTGCGGCCGAACGGCACATTGAAATCGTCCCCGAAATCGAAATGCCGGGACACACCTCGGCGGCTATAGCCGCCTATCCCGAGCTCGGTTCCTTGAAAACACCCCCTACCGTGGCCACATATTTCAACCCCACGTGGGGAGTATTCAACGTGGCCGACGAGCGTGTAATACAATTCATACAAGATGTTTTCGACGAAATTTTCGACTTGTTTCCAAGTCGCTACATACACATAGGCGGAGACGAAGTCCACCCCGAATCGTGGGAAGCCAACAGCGACATCAGCCGCTTCATGGAAGAAAAGAATCTCGACAATTATAGCGAAGTGCAAATGCTGTTTACCAACCGGGTCGCCTCGCTCATACACAGCAAAGGACGCACGATGATCGGGTGGAACGACATCATGGGCAAGAACATTCACGAGTGGGCCGACTCCGATAACGAAAGTACCCATGCCCTCGCTCCTTACGCCGTCGTTCAATTTTGGAAAGGAGACACCGCCCTCATAGCCGAAGCGCTGAAACAAGGTCATCGAGTCATCAACTCATCGCACAGGGATACTTACCTCGATTATAATTATACCAAAATTCCTTTGAAAAAAGCCTACGATTTCTCTCCTTTTCCCAAAGGCATAGACCGAAAATACAAGCCGCTGCTGTTGGGATCGGGCTGTCAAATGTGGAGCGAATGGATACCTCGCATCGAAGATATGCAACGCCAAGTGTTTCCCCGCATAGCAGCCTATGCCGAATCTGGTTGGACTATCGAAAATAAAAAAAATTTCACCCGGTTCTCGACCTCCCTATCCCAAATATTGATTCCTCGATGGAAACAAAAGAACATCGCATGGCATAAAGAATCGACACCGCAAGCCGAATAA
- a CDS encoding SGNH/GDSL hydrolase family protein: MRLNWVCRMGKIMLLLILSLGACSEEKEGELCFVGDSLVAGWDVKDAFPTWIVRNDGVSGAKLEEIATWNLNYQDKNVVMLIGTNNLGGKLFNDATRQEFITDFVDEYKRTIEGLAPRRVFVISILPRNLETDNPHTNDYIKELNFALSQMVETLNYGVFLDVYDDFAHEDKMNMNYSLDGLHLNDLGYNILNVRLSKEL, encoded by the coding sequence ATGAGACTGAATTGGGTGTGTAGAATGGGGAAAATAATGTTGCTTTTGATTTTGAGCTTGGGTGCATGTTCGGAAGAAAAAGAAGGTGAATTGTGTTTCGTGGGCGACTCGTTGGTTGCTGGGTGGGACGTAAAAGATGCTTTTCCCACATGGATTGTACGAAACGATGGTGTAAGTGGCGCGAAGTTGGAGGAGATTGCTACTTGGAATCTGAATTATCAAGACAAAAATGTAGTGATGTTGATAGGAACGAATAATTTGGGAGGGAAACTTTTCAATGATGCTACGAGGCAAGAGTTTATTACCGATTTTGTCGATGAGTATAAGAGAACGATCGAAGGATTGGCTCCACGCCGGGTGTTTGTTATTTCTATTTTACCTAGAAACTTAGAGACCGATAATCCGCATACAAACGATTATATCAAAGAGTTGAACTTTGCGTTGTCTCAAATGGTCGAGACGTTGAATTATGGTGTATTTTTAGATGTGTATGACGATTTTGCCCATGAAGATAAAATGAATATGAACTATTCGTTAGATGGGTTACATTTGAATGATTTGGGGTATAATATTCTCAATGTGAGGTTATCGAAGGAATTATGA
- a CDS encoding FecR family protein, whose product MKRADIHTEHINNLILSFLNRTISSTDLKVLKEWIDENEDNKAYFSEIQKIWLISSIYEKKNFDKLKDRAFQQFKDRIAQKNQEQDIYISRPNWNRIFYIAACIIIAFFAGIGVMYFTGNQRLSDQTLSYSVESPRGSKLKLSLPDGTSVWLNADSKLLYDNNFGINNRDVTLCGEGYFEVSKNKNLPFQVVSDDIKVEVLGTKFNVKNYPEDPNIKVALLEGSVMLYDSLESTILKPNQIAQYDKQNKKTTLKTIAAENTSAWINGHLYFDEENMETIALALERAFDVNITIKDETLKKMIFYGDFIIESNNIDEIMNIMAATNKFNYHYKIRKNEIEIFQ is encoded by the coding sequence ATGAAGAGAGCCGACATACATACCGAGCACATAAATAATCTGATTCTTTCATTTTTGAATCGGACAATATCTTCTACCGATTTAAAGGTATTGAAAGAATGGATTGACGAAAATGAAGACAACAAAGCCTATTTTTCGGAAATACAAAAAATTTGGCTGATTTCCAGCATTTACGAAAAGAAAAACTTCGATAAATTAAAAGACCGGGCTTTTCAACAATTCAAAGACCGGATCGCTCAAAAAAACCAAGAACAAGACATTTATATCTCACGTCCAAATTGGAATCGGATTTTTTATATAGCGGCATGTATCATTATTGCATTCTTTGCAGGAATAGGAGTAATGTACTTTACTGGGAATCAAAGACTCTCCGATCAAACACTATCCTATTCGGTAGAATCTCCACGAGGATCGAAATTAAAACTGTCTCTCCCGGACGGAACATCGGTATGGCTCAATGCCGATTCAAAACTATTATATGACAACAACTTCGGTATCAACAACCGCGATGTCACGCTATGCGGAGAGGGATACTTCGAGGTCAGCAAAAACAAAAATCTCCCGTTTCAGGTCGTATCGGACGATATAAAAGTAGAGGTCTTAGGGACAAAATTCAATGTCAAAAATTATCCAGAAGATCCGAATATCAAAGTCGCATTGTTAGAAGGTTCGGTGATGCTATACGATTCTCTTGAAAGCACGATATTAAAACCGAATCAGATAGCACAATACGACAAACAAAACAAAAAAACCACATTAAAGACCATAGCGGCAGAAAATACAAGCGCGTGGATAAACGGTCACCTGTATTTCGACGAGGAAAACATGGAAACCATCGCTTTGGCTTTGGAACGAGCATTCGATGTGAATATTACCATTAAAGACGAGACCCTGAAAAAAATGATATTCTACGGCGACTTCATTATCGAATCGAACAATATCGATGAAATTATGAATATCATGGCTGCCACAAACAAATTTAACTACCACTATAAAATCCGTAAAAACGAAATAGAAATATTTCAATAA
- a CDS encoding GH92 family glycosyl hydrolase, whose translation MKNLSFFILVFFLSFLSPAFAAYDNLYLVGNATEAGWDPDAAIPMEKQEPGIFTWTGTLSDYSIDEGRFKFLVSNKWEPSITCRIDIAGHLLVESGKEYDLYERATANDGFDNAFQVPVTGVYTIRVNLNTMKMVCTGGDVIARENWEYVRPEIGADGEGHVFPGVCVPFGMVKLGADCGDRTNNSGWGRGGNIQGFSHLHVSGTGGGPKYGNILFQPITGDLNLSDYSSARSNERFGLGLYEVSLSKYNVGVRLTASAKAGFHEYTFPQSESSKILIDAGSCLTLHVESQELVASGVKILSNKEIEGYSTVKGGWNLGGPYTVYFYALLDTPADEYTVWKGTSVQSGEQVDATGTEKTGAYFGFHTTEGQKVRVKVGISFISTEKAKANISELSSWDFDEIRNAGIAQWKEVLNTVEVEGNDNDKTIFYSALYHAFLQPTDRTGENPLWESSEPYFDDYYAIWDTFRATHPLFALLKPSRQADIVRSMIDIYEHEGYMPDGRSGNCNGRVQGGSNSDVLIADAIVKNLPGIDYEKGLAAMIKNAEVEPENPRNEGRGGVEEYNTKGYISTVTERSGTRTFEYAYCDYAIATVAKKLGKQDVYEKYLERSNNWKNLWNDNINSLGFKGFLWPKNGSGDWVNEKDYNVFRRDGWEGIVYESFPWEMSFYVPHDVNGLIARCGGKEAFLKRLDTYFTHVQDGFDQNSYMGLFQISNEPAFLVPSLYNYVNRPDKAAEIVRRVLKERYNTTATGLPGNDDSGSMSAWYIFHAMGFYPNAGQDIYLISSPVFTKTTINLDGGKVFEVLAPNASDKNIYIQSAKLNGQELGRCWLKHEEIVNGGTLELVMGDKPSDWAIDGEMPPSSPIGVEEVSPEIDSPQVRIHSYSAQVSNNEAAYCLFEEPGKGVKWCDNKSTNPWVIFELADVYMVDRFVFRDSKTVEGNNNVHSYRIYVSKTGNDGDWEEVVNRNDAEAGNANVKDHRLAEPKEARFVKFSMELPTGENAVRIYGFDIYGKLKERTDRGNLVSVGKMFLKSSGAKSFYTNARHIFDGLNENTEYHWDFDRSAADKHYCILDLEDEYDVNAFKVYDANQIEGYNIYVATETPDLNKINNSADENSVWTLVSSGDLNKTNKSVTVDRVKARYVKIEIPSGNIDGESATVTEFEVYMDGTSTGLTGTEREVTLLYPNPVKRGEPLNVAAQGRLKIYTIDGLNVCDVVVDGEASVSTQNFIPGIYLAVVSGSAGDKSFKLIVE comes from the coding sequence ATGAAAAACTTATCTTTTTTCATTTTAGTATTTTTCTTATCGTTTCTTAGTCCGGCTTTTGCCGCTTATGACAATCTTTATTTGGTAGGTAATGCTACGGAGGCAGGTTGGGATCCGGATGCCGCTATCCCGATGGAAAAGCAGGAGCCTGGTATCTTTACGTGGACAGGAACTTTATCGGATTATAGTATAGATGAAGGCCGGTTCAAATTTTTGGTATCGAATAAATGGGAACCTTCCATTACTTGTCGTATAGATATAGCCGGACATTTGCTCGTCGAGTCAGGAAAGGAATACGATTTGTATGAGCGGGCTACCGCCAATGATGGCTTCGATAATGCGTTTCAAGTGCCTGTTACGGGAGTCTATACAATCCGTGTCAATTTGAATACAATGAAGATGGTTTGTACCGGAGGAGATGTGATTGCCCGAGAGAATTGGGAGTATGTGAGACCCGAAATCGGAGCTGACGGCGAGGGACATGTGTTCCCGGGAGTATGTGTGCCTTTCGGTATGGTGAAATTAGGAGCCGATTGTGGAGACCGAACCAATAATTCAGGTTGGGGAAGGGGTGGCAATATACAAGGTTTCAGCCATTTGCATGTGAGCGGAACCGGCGGTGGTCCCAAGTATGGAAATATTTTATTTCAACCGATAACCGGAGATTTGAACCTTTCGGATTATTCGTCGGCACGTTCCAACGAGAGATTCGGATTGGGCTTGTATGAAGTTTCTTTGAGTAAGTATAATGTGGGAGTGAGACTGACGGCATCTGCTAAGGCTGGATTTCATGAATATACTTTCCCTCAATCGGAGTCTTCAAAGATATTGATCGATGCAGGAAGTTGTCTGACACTACATGTCGAATCACAGGAATTGGTAGCCTCGGGGGTAAAAATTCTTTCGAATAAAGAAATCGAGGGTTATTCGACCGTCAAAGGAGGCTGGAATTTAGGTGGTCCTTATACGGTGTATTTCTACGCTTTGTTGGATACCCCCGCCGATGAGTATACTGTTTGGAAAGGGACGTCTGTCCAATCGGGCGAGCAGGTAGATGCAACGGGAACAGAGAAAACCGGGGCTTATTTCGGGTTTCATACGACAGAGGGTCAAAAAGTGAGAGTAAAAGTAGGAATATCGTTTATTAGCACAGAGAAAGCCAAAGCGAATATTTCGGAACTTTCGTCTTGGGACTTTGACGAAATTCGCAATGCAGGAATCGCACAATGGAAAGAGGTGTTGAACACTGTGGAAGTCGAGGGGAACGATAACGACAAGACTATTTTCTATTCGGCTTTGTATCATGCCTTTTTACAACCTACCGACCGCACGGGTGAGAATCCGCTGTGGGAATCGTCCGAACCTTATTTCGACGATTATTATGCCATCTGGGATACATTCAGAGCTACACACCCGTTGTTCGCTCTTTTGAAACCTTCTCGTCAGGCCGATATCGTACGGTCTATGATAGATATTTATGAGCACGAGGGATATATGCCGGACGGCCGTAGTGGGAATTGTAACGGTCGTGTACAAGGGGGCTCGAACAGCGATGTACTGATTGCTGACGCTATCGTAAAAAATTTGCCGGGTATTGATTACGAAAAAGGATTGGCCGCAATGATTAAAAATGCCGAGGTAGAACCGGAGAACCCGAGAAATGAAGGTCGTGGCGGTGTCGAGGAGTATAATACCAAAGGATATATTTCCACGGTGACCGAGCGATCGGGAACTCGCACATTCGAATATGCCTATTGCGATTATGCAATCGCTACCGTAGCAAAGAAATTGGGTAAACAAGATGTTTACGAAAAGTATCTCGAACGGTCGAATAACTGGAAAAACTTGTGGAACGACAACATCAATAGTCTTGGATTCAAAGGATTCTTGTGGCCGAAAAATGGTAGTGGCGACTGGGTGAACGAGAAAGATTACAATGTTTTTCGTCGCGATGGTTGGGAAGGAATCGTATATGAATCATTCCCGTGGGAGATGTCATTTTACGTGCCTCACGATGTGAACGGGCTGATTGCGAGATGTGGCGGTAAAGAGGCTTTCTTGAAGCGGCTGGATACATATTTTACGCATGTCCAAGACGGGTTCGACCAAAACAGCTATATGGGATTATTCCAAATAAGCAATGAGCCGGCATTTTTAGTGCCAAGCCTGTATAACTATGTGAATCGTCCCGACAAGGCGGCGGAGATTGTCCGTAGGGTTTTGAAAGAGCGATATAATACGACTGCTACGGGGTTACCCGGAAATGACGACTCGGGGTCGATGTCGGCTTGGTATATATTCCATGCGATGGGATTTTATCCTAATGCGGGACAAGACATATATCTTATTTCAAGTCCGGTATTTACGAAGACGACAATTAATCTCGACGGAGGAAAAGTGTTTGAAGTATTGGCTCCTAATGCAAGCGATAAGAATATCTATATTCAATCGGCCAAACTGAACGGTCAAGAGCTCGGTCGGTGCTGGTTGAAGCATGAAGAAATCGTTAATGGCGGGACTTTGGAGCTTGTCATGGGCGATAAACCGTCCGATTGGGCTATCGATGGAGAAATGCCTCCATCGTCGCCGATAGGAGTTGAAGAGGTTTCTCCCGAAATAGATTCACCGCAAGTGCGTATACACTCTTACAGTGCACAGGTAAGCAATAACGAAGCGGCTTATTGCCTTTTTGAGGAGCCGGGAAAGGGGGTGAAATGGTGCGACAATAAGAGTACCAATCCCTGGGTGATCTTTGAGTTGGCCGATGTGTATATGGTCGATCGTTTTGTCTTTCGGGATTCGAAAACGGTAGAGGGAAATAACAATGTTCATTCCTATCGTATTTACGTCAGTAAGACGGGAAACGACGGTGATTGGGAAGAAGTGGTGAATCGCAATGATGCGGAAGCGGGAAACGCCAATGTAAAGGATCATCGTTTGGCCGAGCCTAAGGAAGCCCGGTTTGTTAAATTTTCGATGGAACTTCCTACCGGTGAAAATGCCGTGCGTATCTATGGGTTCGATATTTACGGTAAGTTGAAAGAAAGAACGGATAGGGGCAATTTGGTGAGTGTAGGTAAAATGTTTTTGAAGTCCTCGGGGGCTAAATCGTTTTATACCAATGCCCGGCATATTTTTGACGGGTTGAATGAAAATACCGAGTATCATTGGGATTTCGATAGGTCTGCCGCCGATAAGCATTATTGCATTCTCGATTTGGAAGACGAATATGATGTAAATGCATTCAAGGTATATGATGCGAATCAAATCGAAGGGTATAATATCTATGTGGCCACAGAGACCCCCGACCTTAATAAAATAAATAATAGTGCAGATGAGAATAGCGTTTGGACTCTTGTTTCATCGGGCGATTTGAATAAAACGAATAAGTCGGTGACCGTGGATAGGGTGAAGGCTCGTTATGTGAAAATTGAAATTCCAAGCGGAAATATAGACGGAGAGTCGGCAACCGTTACCGAGTTTGAGGTTTATATGGACGGTACTTCTACCGGTTTGACGGGAACCGAAAGAGAAGTCACCTTACTTTATCCCAATCCAGTGAAACGGGGGGAGCCTTTGAACGTGGCGGCTCAGGGTCGATTGAAGATATATACTATCGACGGCTTGAATGTATGCGATGTAGTTGTTGACGGAGAAGCGAGTGTCTCGACTCAGAATTTTATACCGGGTATTTATTTGGCTGTGGTATCTGGGAGCGCTGGCGATAAATCGTTCAAATTGATTGTAGAGTAA